From a region of the Candidatus Pelagibacter sp. FZCC0015 genome:
- a CDS encoding RidA family protein: protein MNFEESLIKNNIKLPEPKAPVGSYVATKITGKLLYISGQISISENGELIKGKLGKELSTEDGYKAAERCALSIVSQAKSACDGDLNKIKSCIKLTGFVNSTDEFTDQPKVINGASDLIALIFGEAGMHTRAAVSTNSLPLGVSVEVDAIFELN, encoded by the coding sequence ATGAATTTTGAAGAGAGTCTAATTAAAAATAATATAAAACTTCCAGAGCCAAAAGCTCCAGTTGGTTCATACGTAGCAACGAAAATAACAGGGAAACTCTTATACATTTCTGGTCAAATTTCAATTTCAGAAAATGGAGAATTAATTAAAGGTAAGTTAGGCAAAGAATTATCTACCGAGGATGGGTATAAGGCTGCTGAAAGATGTGCTTTAAGTATAGTATCACAAGCTAAAAGTGCATGTGATGGAGATTTAAATAAAATAAAATCATGTATTAAATTAACTGGATTTGTTAATTCTACTGACGAGTTTACTGATCAGCCAAAAGTTATAAATGGAGCATCTGATCTAATTGCTTTAATCTTTGGTGAAGCTGGTATGCATACAAGGGCTGCTGTAAGCACTAATAGTTTGCCCTTAGGTGTATCAGTTGAGGTTGATGCAATTTTTGAATTAAATTAA
- a CDS encoding sugar phosphate nucleotidyltransferase: protein MIKQAIIPLAGLGTRLLPLTSVFAKELLPINGKPGIEYILDECIDAGIKEIVFIISTKKQMIKKYFYSDKFYQNIIEKKKDKRIIDEYKKILKYKKKIKFVYQNIPKGTGDAVLKTQKFIKNKYFLMLLPDDLIIKKNCSKAMIRAHKKYKASVMASMKVNKKTVSRWGIYKLNKKLNKTDYLIDGVVEKPSVKNAPSNNAVIGRYILPRKIFKKLKSLKPSKGNEIHITDAIQELINDKEKFVAHNFEGKYLDCGTMKGYINSSKIIGKL from the coding sequence ATGATTAAACAAGCAATTATTCCTTTGGCTGGTTTAGGCACTAGGCTACTGCCTTTAACTAGTGTATTTGCTAAAGAGCTTCTACCTATAAACGGTAAGCCTGGAATTGAGTATATTCTTGATGAATGTATTGATGCCGGAATTAAAGAAATAGTTTTTATAATATCTACCAAGAAACAAATGATTAAAAAATACTTTTACAGTGATAAATTTTATCAAAATATTATTGAAAAAAAGAAAGATAAAAGAATAATTGATGAGTATAAAAAAATACTAAAATATAAAAAAAAAATAAAATTTGTATATCAAAATATTCCTAAAGGCACTGGTGATGCCGTCCTTAAAACACAAAAATTTATTAAAAATAAATATTTTTTGATGCTATTACCTGATGACCTAATAATTAAAAAAAATTGCTCAAAAGCCATGATTAGAGCTCATAAGAAATATAAAGCCTCTGTTATGGCTTCTATGAAAGTAAATAAAAAAACCGTCTCTAGATGGGGCATATATAAATTAAATAAAAAATTAAATAAAACAGATTATTTGATTGATGGTGTTGTAGAAAAACCATCTGTTAAAAATGCACCGTCAAATAATGCTGTTATAGGTAGATATATACTTCCACGTAAAATTTTTAAGAAACTTAAATCATTAAAACCAAGTAAAGGAAATGAAATCCATATAACCGATGCAATTCAAGAGTTAATAAATGACAAAGAGAAATTTGTAGCACATAATTTTGAAGGTAAATATCTTGATTGTGGAACAATGAAAGGTTACATCAACTCTTCAAAAATAATAGGTAAATTATGA
- the lipB gene encoding lipoyl(octanoyl) transferase LipB, whose translation MNIEIKKSIKPVNYFDAINILESRLKDLYENNEKELIWILEHNEVFTAGTSYKENEIIDKSIKILETNRGGKITYHGPGQLICYFVLDLRKKKDIRKFITIIEKTIIQTLKFYKIETFPDKDNIGIWYKYNNEVKKIAAIGIRVSKWIAYHGFAINISNDLDNYKKIIPCGISDKGVTNLKNILDQDYSDLSDILIKNFISNLKI comes from the coding sequence ATGAATATAGAGATCAAAAAGTCAATAAAACCAGTAAATTATTTTGATGCTATTAATATATTAGAGTCGAGATTAAAGGATTTATATGAAAATAATGAGAAAGAATTAATTTGGATTTTGGAGCATAATGAAGTTTTTACTGCAGGGACTTCCTATAAAGAGAATGAGATTATTGATAAATCCATTAAAATACTAGAAACAAATAGAGGTGGTAAAATTACTTACCATGGACCTGGTCAATTAATTTGTTATTTTGTTTTAGATTTAAGAAAAAAAAAGGATATAAGAAAATTTATAACAATTATCGAAAAAACAATAATTCAAACTTTAAAATTTTATAAAATAGAAACGTTTCCAGATAAAGATAATATCGGTATATGGTATAAATATAATAATGAAGTAAAAAAAATTGCTGCAATAGGTATCAGGGTTAGTAAATGGATTGCCTATCATGGTTTTGCAATAAATATAAGTAATGATCTAGACAATTATAAAAAAATTATACCATGTGGAATTTCAGACAAAGGAGTAACTAATTTAAAAAATATTTTAGATCAGGATTACTCAGATCTAAGTGATATATTAATTAAAAATTTTATTTCAAATTTGAAAATCTAA
- the mgtE gene encoding magnesium transporter: protein MSLTKKTKDKKVNFEFNKEYIRVVTSKIANNDAQFITNSFNDMHPADAADIIEHLSEGDRESLIKLNNFNIDPEVFVELNESIQSEIITYLSSESIVSILKGLESDDAISILENVPEEDKNAILSSLPPKDRFALLESLSYPEDTAARLMQREFTAIPSNWSVGQTIDYLRENKDLPEEFLEIFIVNEDFKPIGTVPSSRVLTTPRDTKMATIMSESQLLIPVEMDKEEVANLFENYNLNSAAVVDKNNKLVGMIMNDDVLTVLKEEAEEDALRLAGVGDEEITDGVVKKTKRRFNWLLLNLFTAFLATWCISLFGATIEQMVVLAFLMPIVASMGGNAGMQTLAVTVRTIATNDLTQNNFSSNVFKEFSIGILNGIIFAVISALIVQIWFQDSILSLIIAISMVLTMIIAGLFGILVPFTLKKMNIDPAIASSVFVTTITDVIGFVSFLGVGAYFL, encoded by the coding sequence ATGTCTTTAACAAAAAAAACTAAAGATAAAAAAGTAAATTTTGAATTTAATAAAGAATATATAAGAGTTGTTACTAGTAAAATAGCTAACAACGACGCTCAATTTATTACCAATTCATTTAACGATATGCACCCTGCTGACGCTGCGGATATTATTGAGCACCTTAGTGAAGGGGATAGAGAAAGTTTAATTAAATTAAATAATTTCAATATTGATCCAGAAGTTTTTGTTGAATTAAATGAATCTATTCAGTCGGAAATTATTACGTATTTATCTTCAGAGTCTATAGTGAGTATTCTAAAAGGTTTAGAGTCAGATGATGCTATATCTATATTAGAAAATGTTCCTGAAGAGGATAAAAATGCAATCCTTAGCTCTTTACCCCCTAAAGATAGATTTGCACTATTAGAAAGCTTGAGCTATCCAGAAGACACTGCTGCTAGACTTATGCAGCGTGAATTTACAGCTATACCAAGTAATTGGTCTGTAGGTCAAACAATTGACTATTTAAGAGAAAACAAAGATTTACCTGAGGAGTTTTTAGAAATTTTTATTGTTAATGAGGATTTTAAACCAATAGGTACTGTTCCTTCATCTAGAGTTTTAACAACACCTCGAGATACTAAAATGGCAACAATTATGTCAGAATCTCAATTATTAATTCCTGTTGAAATGGATAAAGAGGAAGTTGCTAACTTATTTGAAAATTACAATTTAAATTCAGCTGCCGTTGTAGACAAAAATAATAAATTAGTTGGTATGATTATGAACGATGACGTTTTAACAGTCTTGAAAGAAGAAGCAGAGGAAGATGCTTTAAGATTAGCAGGGGTAGGTGATGAAGAAATTACTGATGGAGTTGTAAAAAAGACAAAAAGAAGATTCAATTGGCTTTTGCTTAATTTATTTACTGCCTTTCTAGCCACATGGTGCATTAGTTTGTTTGGAGCAACAATCGAACAAATGGTAGTATTAGCTTTCTTGATGCCTATTGTAGCTTCAATGGGAGGAAATGCTGGAATGCAAACACTCGCAGTTACAGTAAGAACTATAGCCACAAATGATTTAACTCAAAATAATTTCTCATCTAATGTATTTAAAGAATTTTCTATTGGTATTTTAAATGGAATTATATTTGCAGTAATAAGCGCTTTAATTGTTCAGATATGGTTTCAAGACAGCATCCTTTCACTGATTATAGCAATATCAATGGTACTAACAATGATCATAGCTGGATTATTTGGCATACTAGTTCCTTTTACCCTAAAAAAAATGAATATAGATCCAGCGATTGCTTCAAGTGTTTTTGTGACAACAATTACAGATGTAATTGGTTTTGTTTCTTTCTTGGGAGTTGGAGCTTACTTTTTATAA
- the plsY gene encoding glycerol-3-phosphate 1-O-acyltransferase PlsY, with amino-acid sequence MELFIIGIISYLMGSIPFGLILTKIFLKKDIREIGSGNIGATNALRTGNKLIGYSTLILDVLKAVIPVLYTKINFPDAVYISALCAFIGHVFPVWLKFKGGKGVATYVGILFSLNIIFGLVFGICWLIIFFISKYSSLASLIGSLSIPAYILIFEGSENVLFYVIMFILIFFTHRENIKRLKNKEETKTKIY; translated from the coding sequence ATGGAACTTTTTATAATAGGTATAATCTCATACCTAATGGGATCAATTCCTTTTGGATTAATTTTAACTAAAATATTTTTAAAAAAAGATATTAGAGAAATTGGTTCTGGTAATATTGGCGCAACAAATGCTTTAAGAACTGGCAATAAATTAATTGGTTATTCAACACTAATACTTGATGTGTTAAAAGCAGTAATACCTGTTTTATACACAAAAATTAATTTCCCTGATGCAGTATATATATCAGCTTTATGTGCTTTTATAGGTCATGTTTTTCCAGTATGGTTAAAATTTAAAGGTGGCAAAGGTGTAGCCACATATGTTGGGATACTTTTTTCTTTAAATATTATTTTTGGTTTAGTATTTGGTATTTGTTGGTTAATAATTTTTTTTATTTCTAAATATTCATCTTTAGCTTCCTTGATAGGATCACTTTCTATACCTGCTTATATTTTAATTTTTGAAGGTTCTGAAAATGTACTTTTTTACGTAATAATGTTTATTTTAATATTTTTTACCCACAGAGAAAATATTAAACGCCTGAAAAATAAAGAAGAAACTAAGACAAAAATTTATTAA
- a CDS encoding RluA family pseudouridine synthase, with amino-acid sequence MKKSYIVDSTCNDMRLDRWLRLKIGKIPQGLVEKYLRTGKIKLNRKKVKSSFKVKTRDEINIFNIEFKEIIHQKKIKFLPSKEIIKSNEDQIIDNNDNFVVLNKASGISVQGGTKSKKNLVDIFSKSEIFEGTKPYSVHRLDKDTSGVFIMAKSRESAQLLTSLFRLRKVHKTYLAICQGEINKKSGVWDDDLIRYDGDKKIIEKAKTIFKVIDKNSEASLLELKPITGRKHQLRKQLYAIGNPIFGDTKYKLSNSNKGINKNLMLHSFQIKFKINDIKHTYSALLPDYFRKLLKSKRLRFSNLK; translated from the coding sequence ATGAAAAAATCTTACATCGTTGATTCGACGTGTAATGATATGCGTTTGGACAGATGGTTAAGATTAAAAATTGGAAAAATTCCACAAGGACTTGTTGAAAAATATTTAAGAACAGGAAAAATAAAACTAAATAGAAAGAAGGTTAAAAGCTCTTTTAAAGTAAAAACAAGAGATGAAATAAATATATTTAACATTGAATTTAAAGAAATAATTCACCAAAAAAAAATTAAGTTTTTACCATCAAAAGAAATTATAAAATCAAATGAAGATCAAATTATTGATAACAATGACAATTTTGTTGTTTTAAATAAAGCATCAGGCATATCTGTACAAGGTGGAACTAAATCAAAAAAAAATCTGGTTGATATTTTTTCTAAAAGTGAAATTTTTGAGGGAACAAAACCATATTCTGTTCATAGATTGGATAAAGATACCTCTGGTGTTTTTATTATGGCCAAAAGTAGAGAGAGCGCTCAATTGCTTACTTCTTTATTTAGACTGAGAAAAGTACACAAAACTTATTTAGCTATATGCCAAGGGGAAATTAATAAAAAGTCTGGTGTTTGGGATGATGATCTAATTAGATACGATGGTGATAAAAAAATAATAGAAAAAGCAAAAACAATTTTTAAAGTTATTGATAAAAATTCTGAAGCAAGTTTATTAGAGTTAAAACCTATTACTGGCAGAAAACATCAGTTAAGAAAACAATTATATGCAATAGGAAATCCTATATTTGGTGATACAAAATATAAATTATCAAATTCTAATAAAGGAATTAATAAAAATTTAATGCTTCATTCATTTCAAATTAAATTTAAAATTAATGACATAAAACATACTTATTCAGCATTGTTACCTGATTATTTTAGAAAACTTTTAAAATCTAAAAGACTTAGATTTTCAAATTTGAAATAA
- the topA gene encoding type I DNA topoisomerase — protein MNLVIVESPAKAKTINKYLGDNYTVLASYGHIRDLPSKNGSVDPDQNFKMEWEVDSFSKKYLKEITDAAKESSKIILATDPDREGEAIAWHVKEYLDEKKLLKDKEIERVVFNEITKKAVTHGIENPRQIEPLLVDAYMARRALDYLVGFNISPILWTKLPGSKSAGRVQSVALKLITEREHEIELFKPEEFWTLSINFQDKNKSNITASISQLDGEKIEKFSFKKKEEIEKAIDNIKNKKFNITDISSKVVSRNPSGPFTTSTLQQVASSRLGFGASRTMQIAQKLYQGIEIEGDTVGLITYMRTDGTNLSADAVSDFRNFIKNEYGNEYLPDNPNNYSGKKAKNAQEAHEAIRPTDINRNPDSVKKYLSSDQQKLYSLIWSKALSSQMETAKFDRNTITIESEDGKTICKSSGSVLKFDGFLKVYSNQSKDDDEQILPEMSKGPINIEALIDEQHFTQPPPRYSEASLVKKLEELGIGRPSTYASIISTIANRGYAEIVNKRFFPTDRGKLISAFLEKLFSKYVDYNFTAGLEDQLDEITSGKESWLKVLEMFWKDFNSNVSEVKEKRTREVLDLLNESLGALIFDTDKEGKIVRKCQLCDTGSLSLKNSFRGGAFIGCSNYPECKFTRPLSKTKAAAQSQLAEPKFLGKHENGNDIFLKNGRFGPYLQYEKVFEENIEEEKPKKRKKTKKKKPEVNELLKNVSIPKGIELESIDLEKAKFLCSLPKSLGVNPENQKEITLNTGRFGPYLKCENKSARIENVDEIFSIGLNRAITLIAEAKPGRMSSSIIKDLGEHPEDKKPVRIMKGQYGPYIKYKSLNATIPEEKDPTEITMEEALILIEKRREYDKNKKQKKRKAK, from the coding sequence ATGAATCTAGTCATAGTTGAAAGCCCTGCTAAAGCGAAAACAATTAATAAATATTTAGGTGATAACTATACCGTTTTAGCAAGCTATGGTCATATTAGAGATCTTCCTTCAAAAAATGGGTCAGTTGATCCTGATCAAAATTTTAAAATGGAATGGGAGGTTGATAGCTTTTCAAAAAAATATTTAAAAGAAATTACTGATGCAGCGAAAGAATCTTCAAAAATAATTCTTGCTACTGACCCAGATCGTGAGGGTGAAGCTATAGCTTGGCATGTAAAAGAATATTTAGATGAAAAAAAACTTTTAAAAGACAAAGAAATTGAACGTGTGGTATTTAATGAAATAACGAAAAAGGCAGTTACACATGGCATTGAAAATCCAAGACAGATAGAGCCCTTACTAGTCGATGCATACATGGCTAGAAGAGCATTAGATTATTTGGTGGGATTTAATATATCACCAATACTTTGGACTAAACTACCTGGTTCAAAATCTGCCGGTAGAGTTCAATCCGTAGCGCTGAAATTGATCACTGAAAGAGAGCATGAAATTGAATTATTCAAGCCAGAAGAATTTTGGACTTTAAGTATTAATTTTCAGGATAAAAACAAAAGCAATATTACAGCAAGTATTTCTCAACTTGATGGAGAAAAAATTGAAAAATTTTCATTTAAAAAAAAAGAAGAAATTGAAAAGGCAATTGATAATATTAAGAACAAAAAATTTAACATAACTGATATTTCCTCAAAAGTTGTTAGCAGAAATCCATCGGGACCATTTACTACTTCAACACTTCAGCAAGTTGCTTCTAGTAGATTGGGTTTTGGTGCATCAAGAACAATGCAAATAGCACAAAAACTTTATCAAGGAATAGAAATTGAGGGAGATACAGTTGGGTTAATTACTTATATGAGAACAGATGGAACTAATTTATCAGCTGATGCTGTTTCTGATTTTAGAAATTTTATTAAAAATGAATATGGAAATGAATACTTGCCAGATAATCCAAATAATTACTCTGGAAAAAAAGCAAAAAATGCTCAAGAAGCCCATGAAGCAATAAGACCGACAGATATTAATAGAAATCCAGATTCTGTTAAAAAGTATTTAAGTTCTGACCAGCAAAAATTATATTCTTTAATTTGGTCTAAAGCTCTATCGTCTCAAATGGAGACAGCAAAATTTGATAGAAATACAATAACAATTGAGTCTGAAGATGGTAAAACGATATGTAAATCAAGCGGATCGGTTTTGAAATTTGATGGATTTTTAAAAGTTTATTCAAATCAAAGCAAAGATGATGATGAGCAAATTTTGCCAGAGATGTCAAAAGGACCAATTAATATAGAAGCCCTTATTGATGAACAGCATTTCACACAACCTCCTCCACGTTACTCAGAGGCGAGCTTGGTTAAAAAATTGGAAGAGCTAGGCATTGGAAGACCTTCAACTTACGCAAGTATAATTTCAACAATCGCAAATAGAGGTTATGCAGAAATAGTTAATAAAAGATTTTTCCCAACTGACAGAGGTAAATTAATTTCTGCATTTTTGGAAAAACTTTTTTCAAAATACGTTGATTATAACTTTACAGCTGGATTAGAGGATCAACTAGATGAAATAACTTCTGGAAAAGAAAGTTGGTTAAAAGTTCTAGAAATGTTTTGGAAAGATTTTAATAGTAATGTTTCAGAGGTAAAAGAAAAAAGAACTAGAGAGGTTTTAGATCTCTTAAATGAAAGTTTGGGAGCATTGATATTTGACACTGATAAAGAAGGAAAGATAGTTAGAAAATGTCAGTTATGTGACACAGGTTCCCTTAGTTTAAAAAACAGTTTTAGAGGAGGTGCGTTTATTGGATGTTCAAACTATCCAGAATGTAAATTTACAAGACCACTATCAAAAACTAAAGCGGCTGCTCAATCACAACTTGCTGAACCAAAATTTCTTGGAAAACATGAAAATGGAAATGATATTTTTTTAAAAAATGGAAGATTTGGTCCGTACCTTCAGTATGAGAAAGTTTTTGAAGAGAATATTGAAGAAGAAAAACCAAAAAAAAGAAAAAAAACTAAGAAAAAGAAACCTGAGGTAAACGAACTATTAAAAAATGTGTCAATTCCAAAAGGAATTGAATTAGAAAGTATAGATTTAGAAAAAGCTAAATTTTTATGCTCACTTCCTAAATCACTGGGTGTTAATCCAGAGAATCAAAAAGAAATCACCTTAAATACAGGGAGATTTGGTCCTTATTTGAAATGCGAGAATAAATCGGCAAGAATAGAAAATGTCGATGAAATTTTTTCTATAGGATTAAACAGAGCTATTACACTTATAGCTGAAGCAAAACCAGGAAGAATGTCATCATCAATTATTAAAGACTTGGGTGAACACCCTGAAGATAAGAAGCCCGTGAGAATAATGAAAGGACAATACGGACCTTATATAAAATACAAATCTTTAAATGCAACAATACCTGAGGAAAAAGACCCAACTGAAATCACAATGGAAGAGGCTCTAATTCTTATTGAGAAAAGAAGAGAATACGATAAGAATAAGAAGCAAAAAAAAAGAAAAGCTAAATGA
- the panC gene encoding pantoate--beta-alanine ligase gives MFYLLNILIQMKILLNNTSLFESLRPFNDLGFVPTMGGIHKGHLSLIDKSNKLCKKTIVSIFVNPKQFNNKKDLRSYPRNIKKDLKILKKSKKVDFVYVPKFKDIYDDKKKSQITLLKKDEILCAKFRKGHFEGVLDVMNRLTKIIKPKKIFMGEKDFQQLFLVKKHLEKLYKTKVIPCKTIRDKNNVALSSRNFLLNKSSLVIAAKIYKKLVSIKKNIKKKKKIWSFLNLQKKELKNNYKIKIDYLELRKINNLKISSTKKNSRLFIAYYLNNVRLIDNL, from the coding sequence ATGTTTTACTTATTAAATATTTTAATACAAATGAAAATTTTATTAAACAATACGTCATTATTTGAATCATTAAGGCCATTTAATGACCTTGGCTTTGTTCCTACTATGGGTGGAATACACAAAGGTCATTTGTCACTAATAGATAAATCAAATAAACTTTGTAAAAAAACAATTGTAAGTATTTTTGTTAATCCAAAGCAGTTTAATAACAAAAAAGATTTAAGATCCTATCCAAGAAATATCAAGAAGGATTTAAAAATTCTTAAAAAAAGCAAAAAGGTTGATTTTGTTTATGTTCCTAAATTTAAAGACATATACGATGATAAAAAAAAATCACAAATTACATTACTTAAAAAAGACGAAATTTTGTGTGCAAAGTTTAGAAAAGGTCATTTTGAAGGTGTTTTAGATGTAATGAATAGACTAACTAAAATTATAAAACCCAAGAAAATATTTATGGGAGAAAAAGATTTTCAACAATTATTTTTGGTAAAAAAACATTTAGAAAAATTATATAAAACCAAGGTCATTCCTTGCAAAACAATTCGCGATAAAAATAATGTAGCACTTTCATCAAGAAACTTTCTTTTAAATAAGTCTAGTTTAGTCATTGCTGCAAAAATTTATAAAAAATTAGTAAGTATTAAAAAAAATATTAAAAAAAAGAAAAAAATTTGGAGCTTTTTAAATCTTCAAAAAAAAGAATTAAAAAATAATTATAAAATAAAAATTGATTATTTAGAGTTGAGGAAAATAAATAATTTAAAAATTTCAAGTACAAAAAAAAATTCAAGATTATTTATTGCTTATTATTTAAACAATGTAAGATTAATTGATAACCTGTAA
- a CDS encoding UDP-glucose dehydrogenase family protein, whose protein sequence is MKLCMIGTGYVGLVSGVCFADLGNDVICVDKDNNKINNLKKGILPIYEPGLEELVLKNYKNKRLNFSTNLKESIKKSDIVFVCVGTPTRRNSNSADLSQVYSVAKEISKSINKFKIIINKSTVPVTTGDEVEKIIAKKVSRKYFSVVSNPEFLREGEAIRDFIYPDRVVIGSNDEKSKKILKNLYSPLISKGAKFVSTNRRAAELIKYASNAFLATKITFINEIANLCEKTGIDVEDISIGIGLDKRIGSRFLRAGPAYGGSCFPKDTKAIVSTADKFKTNLSVIKSVIKSNEIRSDILQKRVNSILKNKVKNKKISFLGVTFKANTDDMRDSSSLKLIPYLSRKGAQIKYYDPTGFKKEFSKLKNVKFSKSIQDSVKGSDLIIIHTEWNDFKSINFKKFSKNKNLIIYDMRNIFSPDKIKKMGFKYFGIGR, encoded by the coding sequence ATGAAATTATGCATGATTGGTACTGGCTATGTTGGTTTAGTAAGCGGTGTTTGTTTTGCTGACCTAGGTAATGATGTTATATGTGTAGATAAAGATAATAACAAAATTAATAATTTAAAAAAAGGCATTCTACCTATTTATGAGCCTGGTTTAGAAGAATTAGTTTTAAAAAATTATAAAAATAAAAGACTAAATTTTTCAACAAACTTGAAAGAATCTATAAAGAAATCCGATATTGTTTTTGTATGTGTGGGAACTCCTACTAGAAGAAATAGTAATAGTGCAGATCTTAGCCAGGTTTATTCTGTAGCAAAAGAAATTTCTAAATCTATAAATAAATTCAAAATTATAATCAATAAATCTACAGTTCCTGTAACAACAGGAGATGAAGTAGAGAAGATTATTGCCAAAAAGGTAAGTAGAAAGTATTTCTCTGTTGTTTCAAATCCTGAATTTTTAAGAGAAGGAGAGGCAATACGTGATTTTATTTATCCTGATAGAGTTGTTATTGGTTCTAATGATGAAAAATCTAAAAAAATATTAAAAAACCTATATTCACCTTTAATATCCAAAGGTGCGAAGTTTGTATCTACCAATAGACGTGCTGCAGAATTAATTAAATATGCATCGAATGCTTTTCTAGCAACTAAAATTACATTTATTAATGAAATAGCAAATTTATGTGAAAAAACCGGGATTGATGTTGAGGATATTTCCATAGGTATAGGTCTTGATAAAAGAATTGGAAGTAGATTTTTAAGAGCAGGACCAGCTTATGGTGGATCATGTTTTCCAAAAGATACTAAAGCAATTGTTTCTACGGCAGATAAATTTAAAACTAATTTATCAGTAATAAAAAGTGTAATTAAATCCAATGAAATTAGGTCAGATATATTGCAAAAAAGAGTTAATTCAATATTAAAAAATAAAGTTAAAAATAAAAAAATATCTTTTTTGGGAGTAACATTTAAAGCTAACACAGATGATATGAGAGATTCTTCAAGCTTAAAATTAATTCCTTATTTATCAAGAAAAGGTGCTCAAATTAAATACTATGATCCAACTGGCTTTAAAAAAGAATTTAGTAAGTTAAAAAATGTTAAATTCTCAAAATCTATACAAGATTCTGTTAAAGGGTCAGATTTAATTATAATTCATACAGAATGGAATGATTTTAAATCAATAAATTTTAAAAAATTTTCTAAAAATAAAAATCTGATTATTTACGATATGAGAAATATTTTTTCTCCTGATAAGATTAAGAAAATGGGTTTTAAATATTTTGGAATTGGAAGATAA